From Nitrobacter sp. NHB1, a single genomic window includes:
- a CDS encoding flagellin N-terminal helical domain-containing protein yields the protein MSGIVLSASVRQNLLSLQSTADLLSTTQNRLATGNKVNSALDNPTNFFTAQGLDNRAGDINNLLDSIGNGVQVLQAANTGITSLQKLVDTAKSIANQALQTPSGYSTKSQASATITGATASNLLGGTTTAATNAKVTSTVDLSSAQVDASGGAITFSVNSQSVTLSTTGGTASDGKYSLSDLEAAINTQVGTSAKVNATDDGSGHLVLTSTNTAGASDAITLGGTTTGVFGATPTVTAGTDASTTGGLSGLQLTIGSTAGGQALDITFGAGTQTYDSSTGVATNVSTLDQLNTVLTNNNLSASIDSTGKLTITTTNDYASTTIGALAGSATGTGPFTAGAGSAPVADANVQNTRGTLISQYNAVIDQIRTTAQDSSFNGVNLINGDQLKLVFNETGKSTLTIQGVTFDPAGLGLSSLTSGTDFLDNATTNKVLDSLNNASGTLRSQASTFGSNLSIVQIRQDFNKNLINVLQTGSSNLTLADTNEEAANSQALSTRQSIAVSALALANQSNQSVLQLLR from the coding sequence ATGTCCGGTATCGTTCTCTCGGCGTCAGTTCGCCAGAACCTCCTCTCCCTCCAGTCCACCGCCGATCTGCTCTCCACCACGCAGAATCGTCTTGCCACCGGCAACAAGGTCAACTCGGCGCTCGACAATCCGACCAACTTCTTCACCGCGCAGGGCCTCGACAACCGCGCCGGCGACATCAACAACCTGCTCGACTCGATCGGCAACGGCGTGCAGGTGCTGCAGGCTGCCAACACCGGCATCACCTCGCTGCAGAAGCTGGTCGATACCGCCAAGTCGATCGCCAACCAGGCGCTGCAGACGCCGTCGGGCTATTCCACGAAGTCTCAAGCCAGCGCCACCATCACCGGCGCGACCGCGTCGAACCTGCTCGGCGGAACGACGACCGCGGCAACCAACGCCAAGGTCACGAGCACTGTCGATCTGTCATCCGCTCAGGTCGACGCTTCGGGCGGCGCAATCACCTTCTCGGTCAACAGTCAGTCGGTGACCTTGTCGACAACCGGCGGCACTGCCAGCGACGGCAAATATTCGCTTTCCGATCTTGAAGCGGCGATCAACACCCAGGTCGGCACCTCTGCCAAAGTGAATGCCACGGACGATGGTTCGGGCCATCTCGTGCTGACCAGCACGAATACTGCGGGTGCATCCGATGCCATCACGCTCGGTGGCACCACCACGGGCGTGTTCGGCGCCACCCCCACGGTGACCGCCGGCACCGACGCAAGCACCACGGGCGGTCTGTCTGGCCTCCAACTGACGATCGGTTCGACCGCCGGCGGTCAGGCCCTCGACATCACCTTCGGCGCCGGCACCCAGACCTACGACAGTTCCACCGGCGTCGCCACCAATGTCAGCACGCTCGACCAACTCAATACCGTGCTGACCAACAACAACCTGAGCGCATCGATCGATTCGACCGGCAAGCTCACGATCACCACGACCAACGACTATGCGTCGACGACGATCGGCGCGCTCGCCGGTTCGGCCACTGGTACGGGGCCGTTCACGGCCGGTGCGGGTTCCGCCCCGGTTGCCGACGCCAACGTACAGAATACCCGTGGCACGCTGATCAGCCAGTACAATGCGGTGATCGATCAGATCAGGACGACCGCGCAGGATTCTTCCTTCAACGGCGTCAACCTGATCAACGGTGATCAGCTCAAGCTGGTGTTCAACGAAACCGGCAAGTCCACCCTGACCATTCAGGGCGTGACCTTCGATCCGGCCGGTCTCGGCCTGTCCTCGCTGACGTCGGGCACCGACTTCCTCGACAACGCCACGACCAACAAGGTTCTGGACTCGCTCAACAACGCGTCCGGCACGCTGCGCTCGCAGGCTTCGACCTTCGGTTCGAACCTGTCGATCGTGCAGATCCGTCAGGACTTCAACAAGAACCTGATCAACGTGCTGCAGACCGGCTCAAGCAACCTGACGCTGGCCGACACCAACGAGGAAGCGGCCAACAGCCAGGCGCTGTCGACCCGCCAGTCGATTGCAGTGTCCGCGCTGGCGCTGGCCAACCAGTCGAACCAGAGCGTGTTACAGTTGCTGCGCTAA
- the flbT gene encoding flagellar biosynthesis repressor FlbT, protein MALKVELRPHERIIIGACVITNTDQRARLLIEGGRTPILREKDILTPETANTPAKLIYLAVQLMYLAPEPQINHSTYFSLLRDVITTMPGAWPIIEGINNDILNGDLYKALKEVKKLIAYEKTLADMNDSTADRPDARAQRSA, encoded by the coding sequence ATGGCGCTGAAGGTTGAGCTTCGCCCGCATGAGCGGATCATCATCGGCGCGTGCGTCATCACCAACACCGATCAGCGCGCCAGGCTGCTGATCGAAGGCGGCCGCACTCCGATCCTGCGCGAAAAGGATATCCTGACGCCGGAAACCGCCAATACGCCGGCCAAGCTGATCTATCTCGCCGTGCAGCTGATGTATCTCGCGCCCGAGCCGCAGATCAATCACAGCACCTATTTCAGCCTGTTGCGCGACGTCATCACGACCATGCCCGGCGCATGGCCGATCATCGAGGGCATCAACAACGACATCCTCAACGGCGACCTCTACAAGGCGCTCAAGGAGGTCAAGAAACTGATCGCCTATGAGAAGACGCTGGCGGACATGAACGACAGCACCGCCGACCGCCCCGACGCCAGGGCGCAGCGCTCCGCCTGA
- a CDS encoding pyridoxal phosphate-dependent decarboxylase family protein: MTAVRRDGPPPGRPGAQPDVGETLDPDDWGVLREQGHRMLDDMFDYIAGVRERPVWRPIPAETRARFREELPRAGGDLDDIYREFADHIAPYVAGNVHPGFMGWVNGGGTAVGMLAEMLAAGLNANLGGRDHVPIEVERQIVLWVRQMFGFPDTASGIFVTGTSMANLMGVLVARAARLGPSVRQRGLSDRGAGLTAYTSAATHGCIAQAMDLAGFGTDALRRIPVDRCHRIDVDALRAQVAADRTAGLEPFLVIGSAGTVDIGAIDDLAALHVLCRDENLWLHIDGAYGALGILSPEIAPRLAGIESADSIAFDFHKWGQVPYDAGFLLVRDGEQHRRTFAAPAAYLRRETRGLAAGSPWPCDYGPDMSRGFRALKTWFTLKAYGIDKLGATIARTCALARCLEAKIAAEPKLELLAPVQLNIVCFRYRSDDADRVNAEIVASLHESGIAAPSTTTLDGRLAIRAAIVNHRTGMRDIEALVSAVLEFGARESESRESESHESETREAGR, from the coding sequence GTGACCGCCGTACGGCGCGACGGGCCGCCACCGGGACGGCCGGGTGCACAGCCTGATGTCGGCGAGACACTCGATCCGGACGACTGGGGCGTACTGCGCGAGCAGGGGCACCGGATGCTCGACGATATGTTCGATTACATCGCCGGCGTTCGCGAGCGCCCGGTGTGGAGGCCTATCCCTGCGGAGACGCGTGCGCGTTTTCGCGAGGAGCTGCCGCGTGCAGGCGGCGATCTCGACGACATCTATCGGGAGTTTGCCGACCACATCGCGCCGTATGTCGCCGGCAACGTCCATCCCGGCTTCATGGGGTGGGTCAACGGGGGTGGCACCGCCGTCGGGATGCTGGCCGAGATGCTGGCGGCCGGGTTGAACGCCAATCTCGGCGGCCGCGATCACGTTCCGATCGAGGTCGAGCGCCAGATCGTTCTGTGGGTGCGGCAGATGTTCGGCTTTCCCGATACCGCGAGCGGCATCTTCGTCACGGGAACATCGATGGCGAACCTGATGGGGGTGCTGGTGGCGCGCGCGGCGCGGCTCGGCCCGTCCGTGCGCCAGCGGGGGCTGTCGGATCGCGGCGCCGGTCTCACCGCCTATACGTCGGCGGCGACGCACGGTTGCATCGCGCAGGCCATGGACCTCGCCGGCTTCGGCACTGACGCGCTGCGGCGGATTCCGGTCGATCGCTGCCATCGCATCGATGTCGATGCGTTGCGTGCGCAAGTGGCTGCCGATCGCACCGCCGGTCTTGAACCGTTTCTGGTGATCGGATCGGCCGGGACGGTCGACATCGGGGCGATCGACGATCTGGCGGCGTTGCATGTGCTGTGCCGCGACGAGAACCTGTGGCTGCATATCGACGGCGCGTACGGCGCGCTCGGTATCCTGTCGCCTGAGATCGCGCCGCGCCTCGCCGGCATCGAGAGCGCCGACTCCATTGCTTTCGATTTCCACAAATGGGGGCAGGTGCCCTATGACGCGGGCTTCCTCCTCGTCCGCGACGGCGAGCAGCACCGTCGGACGTTTGCGGCGCCGGCGGCGTATCTGCGCCGGGAAACGCGCGGGCTCGCGGCGGGCTCGCCGTGGCCGTGCGACTACGGGCCGGACATGTCGCGCGGATTTCGCGCGCTGAAGACGTGGTTCACGTTGAAAGCCTACGGCATCGACAAGCTCGGCGCGACGATCGCCCGGACCTGCGCGCTCGCGCGCTGCCTCGAAGCGAAGATCGCCGCCGAGCCGAAGCTCGAATTGCTGGCGCCGGTGCAACTCAACATCGTGTGCTTCCGCTATCGGTCCGACGATGCCGACAGGGTCAATGCCGAGATCGTCGCATCGCTGCACGAGTCGGGTATAGCGGCGCCGTCCACGACCACGCTCGACGGCCGGCTCGCGATCCGCGCGGCGATCGTCAACCATCGCACCGGGATGCGCGACATCGAAGCGTTGGTGTCGGCGGTGCTGGAATTCGGCGCGCGCGAATCCGAATCTCGCGAATCCGAATCTCACGAATCGGAGACTCGCGAAGCCGGACGCTGA
- a CDS encoding flagellar biosynthesis protein FlgL — MAINGISFGNTILGSSIQSLKVQMADLQNQLTSGKKSTTYSGMGANEGFAIAARAQLSNIAAYTDTMTKINTNIQVANTALQALSDIGTQLQTAANSGSQALSSAGQTAGQQTAVSEFSSMVGILNTQAGDRYIFSGSTIYTQPVASSDLILNGNGVGQAGLKQVISERNQADLGASGLGRLNISSPTTTSVSVAEDASPSVYGLKLGNVTSTLTGATVTNTPATVNLATNPADGDTVNFTFLQADGTSKTVQLTATTTVPAPAGSFEIGATAAATATNLNATLTAAEATASPYGAQLTGVSSNVAGVTVTPAQASIDLGATNPAAGDTVSFTFNLPDGSSETVQLTASSEVPTPAGSFAIGATPAATAANLNTQLTKSIGTLAKTSLVAASAIRATHDFFDSPPQRVDVTPPATLATATGAVNGTAANTVQWYTGDAGTGSARATSSVRVDSSVTVQYGIRANEDAIRSLMESAAVLAAVTTSPTDPNGANQISALNARIAQNLTVTPGKQSIQDIQADLANAQTVMKDATARQTLTQATMQNIVDQAENVSTDQVASQLLALQTDLQASYQTTSMLSQLSLVKFLPIG, encoded by the coding sequence ATGGCGATCAACGGCATCAGCTTCGGCAATACCATCCTCGGCAGCTCGATCCAGAGTCTCAAGGTGCAGATGGCCGATTTGCAGAATCAACTCACCAGCGGCAAGAAGTCGACGACCTATTCGGGCATGGGCGCCAACGAAGGCTTTGCCATCGCCGCGCGCGCGCAACTGTCGAACATCGCCGCGTACACCGACACCATGACGAAGATCAACACCAACATCCAGGTCGCCAACACCGCGTTGCAGGCGCTGTCCGACATCGGCACGCAGTTGCAGACCGCCGCGAACAGCGGATCGCAGGCGCTGAGCAGCGCCGGACAGACCGCGGGCCAGCAGACAGCGGTATCCGAATTCTCATCGATGGTCGGTATTCTGAATACGCAGGCTGGCGACCGCTACATCTTTTCCGGCAGCACGATCTACACGCAGCCGGTGGCGTCGTCGGACCTGATCCTGAACGGCAACGGGGTCGGGCAGGCCGGGTTGAAGCAGGTCATCTCCGAGCGCAACCAGGCCGACCTCGGCGCCAGCGGACTCGGCCGCCTCAACATTTCCTCGCCGACCACGACGTCGGTATCGGTTGCGGAGGATGCGTCGCCTTCGGTTTATGGCCTGAAGCTCGGCAACGTCACCTCGACGCTGACGGGCGCGACCGTCACCAACACGCCGGCGACGGTCAACCTCGCGACCAATCCGGCCGACGGCGACACCGTCAATTTCACCTTCCTGCAGGCCGACGGCACCAGCAAGACCGTTCAACTGACGGCGACGACAACGGTGCCGGCGCCCGCGGGATCGTTCGAGATCGGCGCGACCGCTGCGGCGACCGCCACCAATTTGAATGCGACGCTGACCGCCGCCGAGGCCACCGCGTCGCCTTATGGCGCGCAACTGACCGGCGTCAGCTCAAACGTAGCGGGCGTGACGGTGACGCCGGCGCAGGCCTCGATCGACCTCGGCGCTACCAACCCGGCCGCCGGCGATACCGTGAGCTTCACCTTCAATCTTCCGGACGGCTCCAGCGAAACCGTGCAACTGACAGCGTCCAGCGAGGTGCCGACGCCGGCCGGCAGCTTCGCGATCGGCGCGACGCCCGCGGCGACCGCCGCCAATCTCAACACCCAGCTAACGAAGTCGATCGGAACGCTGGCCAAGACCTCGCTGGTTGCGGCCTCCGCCATCCGGGCGACGCATGATTTCTTCGATTCGCCGCCGCAGCGCGTCGACGTCACCCCGCCGGCGACGCTGGCCACCGCGACCGGCGCTGTGAACGGCACGGCGGCGAACACCGTGCAGTGGTACACCGGCGATGCCGGCACCGGATCGGCGCGCGCGACCTCGAGCGTACGGGTGGATTCGTCGGTAACGGTGCAATACGGCATCCGCGCCAACGAGGACGCCATCCGCTCGCTGATGGAGTCGGCTGCGGTTCTCGCGGCGGTGACGACGTCGCCGACCGATCCGAACGGCGCCAACCAGATCTCGGCGCTCAACGCGCGCATTGCGCAGAACCTGACGGTCACGCCCGGCAAGCAGAGCATCCAGGACATCCAGGCCGATCTCGCCAACGCGCAGACGGTGATGAAGGACGCGACCGCGCGGCAGACACTGACGCAGGCGACGATGCAGAACATCGTCGATCAGGCCGAGAATGTCTCCACCGATCAGGTCGCGAGCCAGTTGCTGGCGTTGCAGACCGATCTGCAGGCCTCCTACCAGACGACCTCGATGCTCTCGCAGCTCAGCCTGGTGAAGTTCCTGCCGATCGGCTGA
- the flgK gene encoding flagellar hook-associated protein FlgK produces the protein MSLSSALSIAMSGLRANQAALSIVSGNVANANTPGYVAQTLVQDQIVTGSTGSGVRVIGVDRTLDTYVQSQLRTENAGGAYADQIANVLGQLQNVYGTPGNDGTLENALNNFTSALQALSASSGNTAAQSSVLNAAQALAQQLNATTSGIQTLRSNAEQDLSVSVSQANGAMAQIAQINQKLQGMSAQDPAAATLMDQRDSAIDQLSRLMDIRAVTDGTNQTSVFTTSGIQLVGGVQASTLSFNAQSSLTASSQWSADPSKSSVGTIMCQLPNGAKIDMIASQGINSGQIAADVQLRDKTLVQAQNQVDQMAATLASALSDVTTGGTPVAGPPSGFDTDLSNVLPGNSFNVTYTDSGNVSHTVTVVRVDDSTALPIPNTAANPNDKVIGINFSGGLASIVSQLNTQVGGSAHLTFSTAGSQLRVTGSGASTVTAASTTTTTQSLASGNPQLPFFTDRASLYTGAITGTASQITGLAGRIQVNAALLADPSKLTVYSTSPVTPAGDTTRSDFLYDQLTSATYSYAPNTGLGAAAAPFKGTLPSFLQQFVSMQSSAATTAKQVAQGQDVVVNTLQEKFNAKAGVNIDTEMTNLIALQNSYAANAHVMSVVQSMMQTLLQAQL, from the coding sequence ATGAGTTTGAGTTCGGCCCTCTCCATCGCGATGTCCGGCCTGCGCGCCAATCAGGCCGCGCTGTCGATCGTCTCCGGCAATGTCGCCAACGCCAACACGCCGGGCTACGTCGCGCAGACGCTGGTGCAGGACCAGATCGTGACCGGCAGCACCGGCTCGGGCGTCCGCGTCATCGGCGTCGACCGCACACTCGATACATACGTCCAGTCGCAGTTGCGGACCGAAAACGCCGGCGGTGCCTATGCCGACCAGATCGCCAACGTGCTTGGTCAGTTGCAGAATGTCTATGGCACGCCGGGCAACGACGGCACGCTGGAAAACGCGCTCAACAATTTTACCTCTGCATTGCAGGCGCTGTCGGCAAGTTCGGGCAACACGGCGGCGCAGTCCTCGGTGCTGAATGCCGCGCAGGCGCTGGCGCAACAGCTCAACGCCACCACCAGCGGCATCCAGACGCTGCGCTCCAACGCCGAACAGGATCTCTCGGTGTCGGTCTCGCAGGCCAATGGCGCGATGGCCCAGATCGCCCAGATCAATCAGAAGCTTCAGGGCATGAGCGCCCAGGACCCGGCCGCCGCGACGCTGATGGATCAGCGCGACAGTGCGATCGACCAGCTCTCAAGGTTGATGGACATCCGCGCGGTCACCGACGGCACCAATCAGACGTCGGTGTTCACCACGTCGGGCATTCAGCTCGTCGGCGGGGTGCAGGCGTCCACACTGTCGTTCAACGCGCAGTCCTCGCTCACGGCGAGTTCGCAGTGGAGCGCCGATCCGAGCAAATCGAGTGTCGGCACCATCATGTGCCAGCTTCCGAACGGCGCCAAGATCGACATGATCGCCTCGCAAGGCATCAACTCCGGCCAGATTGCCGCCGACGTCCAGTTGCGCGACAAGACGCTGGTGCAGGCGCAGAACCAGGTCGACCAGATGGCGGCGACGCTGGCCAGCGCGCTGTCCGATGTCACGACCGGCGGCACGCCGGTGGCCGGACCGCCGTCTGGCTTCGACACCGATCTGTCGAACGTGCTGCCGGGCAACTCGTTCAACGTCACCTACACCGACTCCGGCAACGTCTCGCATACCGTCACGGTCGTACGGGTGGACGATTCGACCGCGCTGCCGATTCCGAACACGGCGGCAAATCCGAACGACAAGGTGATCGGCATCAATTTCTCGGGCGGGCTCGCCTCGATCGTGTCGCAACTGAACACGCAAGTAGGCGGGTCGGCGCATCTGACGTTCTCCACGGCCGGATCGCAGTTGCGCGTCACCGGTTCGGGCGCTTCGACCGTGACCGCGGCCTCGACCACGACGACCACGCAGTCGCTGGCCTCGGGCAATCCGCAACTGCCGTTCTTCACCGACCGCGCCTCGCTCTATACCGGCGCGATCACGGGTACCGCGTCGCAGATCACGGGACTGGCCGGCCGCATCCAGGTCAACGCCGCGCTGCTCGCCGATCCCTCCAAGCTCACGGTCTACAGCACCTCGCCGGTGACGCCGGCCGGCGACACCACGCGCTCCGATTTCCTCTACGACCAGTTGACGTCGGCGACCTATAGCTACGCGCCGAACACCGGGCTTGGCGCGGCGGCGGCTCCGTTCAAGGGCACGCTGCCGTCGTTCCTGCAGCAATTCGTCAGCATGCAGAGCAGCGCCGCGACCACCGCGAAGCAGGTGGCGCAGGGCCAGGACGTCGTCGTCAACACGTTGCAGGAGAAGTTCAACGCCAAGGCGGGCGTGAACATCGACACCGAAATGACCAATCTGATTGCGCTGCAAAATTCCTACGCAGCAAACGCGCATGTGATGTCGGTGGTGCAGAGCATGATGCAGACGCTGCTGCAGGCGCAGTTGTAA
- a CDS encoding flagellar hook-basal body complex protein: MGIFDALNTSVGGLQAQSFALQNISGNIANAQTTGYKGITTAFSDLIPDSTSPNRQVAGGVTAYATATISSQGTVSASTVGTYMAITGDGFFNVQAPTGKVDNQPQFSGVTYYTRRGDFQVDANGNLVNSAGYYLMGVAVDPKTGNPLGNVPKVLQFQNNFVPAQATTTLQYAANLPAVPTTLSSPTATAGTITAAGGLNPSDFTTNFNPLVVGTPAPPHTDNSTSGSPAMNQLTPPLAITSATKLSGTAPSDSLPGGFAVNDTIVVDSQTITFTAAGVGLQDATHVRIDDTVGDLLGKIGAITGQAPTIDASTGAITLHTGTAQDLSVTSASAGWTSMGFGATTNIARGGGGTPGAGVVIANDQTIFQQESISGGAVTVYDSTGTAVNLQLRWAKTDSASLGAGHADTWNMFYQANPNATGTQPAWINVGTNFTFGTNGQLSSPVGSSITIPSVSVGTQSLGNLTLNLGTGGLTQYASSGGNATINAINQNGYAAGQLQSVAVNNDGIVVGTFSNGQNLSLAQVSLSHFNGTNYLKALDGGAYAVTDESGPAIAGAAGHINGSSLEGSNTDIADEFTKLIVTQQAYSANTKVITTANSMVQDLLNVLR, encoded by the coding sequence ATGGGTATTTTCGACGCCTTGAATACGTCGGTCGGCGGTTTGCAGGCGCAGTCCTTCGCGCTGCAAAACATCTCCGGCAACATCGCCAATGCCCAGACCACAGGCTACAAGGGCATTACCACCGCCTTCAGCGATCTGATCCCCGATTCGACCTCCCCGAATCGTCAGGTCGCCGGCGGCGTGACGGCCTACGCGACGGCAACCATCTCCAGCCAGGGAACGGTGTCGGCCTCGACGGTCGGCACTTACATGGCGATCACCGGCGACGGCTTCTTCAACGTCCAGGCGCCGACGGGGAAGGTTGACAACCAGCCGCAGTTTTCCGGCGTGACCTACTACACGCGGCGCGGCGATTTCCAGGTCGACGCAAACGGCAACCTGGTCAACAGCGCCGGCTACTACCTGATGGGCGTGGCGGTCGATCCCAAGACCGGCAACCCGCTCGGCAATGTGCCGAAGGTGTTGCAGTTCCAGAACAACTTCGTCCCCGCGCAGGCCACGACGACGCTGCAATACGCCGCCAATCTTCCGGCCGTGCCGACGACGCTGTCGAGCCCGACCGCGACCGCCGGCACCATCACCGCGGCCGGCGGGTTGAATCCGTCGGACTTCACCACGAACTTCAATCCTCTTGTGGTTGGCACGCCGGCACCGCCCCATACCGACAATAGCACCTCCGGCTCGCCGGCCATGAACCAGCTGACGCCGCCGCTCGCGATCACCAGCGCGACAAAGCTGTCCGGCACCGCGCCGAGCGACTCGCTTCCGGGGGGCTTCGCTGTCAACGACACCATCGTGGTTGACAGCCAGACAATTACTTTCACCGCGGCCGGCGTCGGCCTGCAGGACGCGACCCATGTGCGCATCGACGACACCGTCGGCGATCTGCTGGGCAAGATCGGCGCGATCACCGGGCAGGCTCCGACGATCGATGCGAGCACCGGCGCGATCACGTTGCACACCGGCACGGCGCAAGACCTCTCGGTGACGAGCGCGTCCGCCGGCTGGACTTCGATGGGCTTCGGTGCGACGACCAACATCGCGCGCGGCGGCGGCGGCACGCCCGGCGCCGGCGTCGTGATCGCCAACGACCAGACCATCTTCCAGCAGGAATCGATCAGCGGCGGCGCCGTGACAGTTTACGATTCGACCGGCACCGCGGTGAACCTGCAACTGCGCTGGGCCAAGACCGACAGCGCCTCGCTCGGCGCCGGCCACGCCGACACCTGGAACATGTTCTATCAGGCCAATCCGAACGCCACCGGCACGCAGCCGGCGTGGATCAACGTCGGCACCAATTTCACCTTCGGCACCAACGGCCAGCTATCGAGTCCGGTCGGCTCGTCCATCACCATTCCCAGCGTCAGCGTCGGCACCCAGTCGCTCGGCAACCTCACGCTGAATCTCGGCACCGGCGGTCTGACCCAGTATGCCAGCAGCGGTGGCAACGCCACCATCAACGCGATCAACCAGAACGGCTATGCCGCCGGCCAGTTGCAGTCGGTCGCCGTCAACAATGACGGCATCGTGGTCGGCACCTTCTCGAACGGGCAGAACCTCTCCCTCGCGCAGGTGTCGCTATCGCATTTCAACGGCACCAACTACCTCAAGGCGCTCGACGGCGGTGCCTATGCGGTGACCGACGAGTCGGGACCTGCGATCGCCGGCGCGGCAGGGCACATCAACGGCTCGTCGCTCGAAGGCTCCAACACCGATATCGCCGACGAGTTCACCAAGCTGATCGTGACGCAGCAGGCTTACTCGGCGAACACCAAGGTCATCACCACCGCGAACAGCATGGTTCAGGATCTCTTGAACGTGCTGCGCTAG
- the msrB gene encoding peptide-methionine (R)-S-oxide reductase MsrB: MIDRRFLLASAAGLAGLFGFRWLRGEPARATGTKAAPKFEIEKTDAEWRAQLTPAQYNILRKEGTEPPFSSPLLKEHRKGTFACAGCDLPLYSSETKFESGTGWPSFWKPLDNAVGETRDTTFGMARTEIHCRRCGGHLGHVFDDGPKPTGLRYCMDGLALVFHPAAPSAT; this comes from the coding sequence ATGATCGACCGCCGTTTCCTGCTCGCATCCGCCGCCGGCCTCGCTGGCCTGTTCGGATTCCGCTGGCTGCGCGGCGAGCCCGCCCGCGCGACCGGGACCAAGGCCGCGCCAAAGTTCGAGATCGAAAAGACCGATGCCGAATGGCGCGCTCAGTTGACGCCCGCACAATATAATATCCTGCGTAAGGAAGGCACCGAGCCGCCTTTCAGCAGTCCGCTGCTCAAGGAGCATCGCAAGGGCACATTCGCCTGTGCCGGTTGCGACCTGCCGCTCTATTCGTCCGAGACGAAATTCGAAAGCGGCACCGGCTGGCCGAGCTTCTGGAAGCCGCTCGACAACGCGGTCGGCGAAACCAGGGACACCACCTTCGGCATGGCCCGCACCGAAATCCACTGCCGCCGCTGCGGCGGCCATCTCGGCCATGTCTTCGACGACGGCCCGAAGCCGACGGGCCTGCGCTACTGCATGGACGGGCTGGCGCTCGTCTTCCATCCGGCGGCGCCGTCGGCGACTTAG
- a CDS encoding NAD(P)/FAD-dependent oxidoreductase — translation MAAAAGSGDTASAAAPPQRAPLTVDLDVDICVVGAGLAGLTVALEAARTGASVVVLEGRHVGWNASGHHLGTVMPGYALPLGDLIARVGFDDAWELWSLSQQGADYVRAHAAENVIPGLALSEGAIEVSNVDAGDRLIGHLQMLSEDFATEVEGWQIDRVRDTLRTGRYFHAVHYPRAFQIDGRKYVHGLAELARNAGARIFEETPVVSIDPYGIRKRIVTPRARLRASQVVLAGNVYLGEALRRLSDTLLPVWRHAAVTVPLGARLAEAMTFQGSVIDTDGIDHFRIVDGDRLMWAGPETTWEARPERHAGAIRRRIRTIFPQLGTVEIAKVFSGAIGQTVHGMPQIGRLLPGLWVASGFGRQGLNTSAMAGQLIVSGMVEGDDRWRLFSPFELVWAGGTTGRAAGYAIGMAARARSAAAGMLARYREQARIRARAREVRLVEANRQAERE, via the coding sequence ATGGCTGCGGCTGCTGGTTCCGGCGACACGGCGTCCGCCGCCGCACCGCCGCAACGCGCGCCACTGACCGTCGATCTCGATGTCGATATCTGCGTGGTGGGCGCCGGCCTGGCCGGCCTCACCGTGGCGCTGGAGGCCGCGCGGACGGGCGCGAGCGTCGTCGTCCTCGAAGGGCGCCATGTCGGCTGGAATGCATCCGGCCATCATCTCGGCACGGTGATGCCGGGCTACGCGCTGCCGCTTGGCGATCTGATCGCGCGGGTCGGTTTCGATGACGCGTGGGAACTCTGGTCGCTGTCGCAGCAGGGCGCGGACTATGTTCGCGCCCATGCCGCCGAAAATGTCATTCCCGGCCTTGCGCTGAGCGAAGGCGCAATCGAGGTCTCCAATGTAGATGCTGGCGACCGGCTGATCGGCCATTTGCAGATGCTCAGCGAGGATTTTGCGACCGAGGTGGAGGGCTGGCAGATCGATCGCGTCCGCGACACCTTACGCACCGGCCGGTATTTTCACGCGGTGCATTATCCGCGAGCGTTCCAGATCGACGGGCGCAAATACGTTCACGGCCTCGCGGAGCTTGCCCGCAACGCCGGCGCGCGCATCTTCGAGGAGACGCCCGTGGTCAGCATCGACCCGTACGGGATTCGAAAGCGCATCGTGACGCCGCGGGCGCGGCTGCGGGCATCCCAGGTCGTGCTTGCGGGCAATGTCTATCTCGGCGAAGCGTTGCGGCGATTGTCCGATACGTTGCTGCCGGTCTGGCGCCATGCCGCCGTTACTGTGCCGCTGGGGGCACGGCTCGCGGAGGCGATGACATTTCAGGGCTCCGTCATCGACACCGACGGCATCGATCATTTCCGGATCGTCGATGGCGACAGGCTGATGTGGGCCGGTCCGGAAACCACCTGGGAGGCGCGGCCGGAGCGCCATGCCGGGGCGATCCGCAGGCGCATCCGCACCATCTTCCCGCAACTCGGCACGGTCGAGATAGCGAAGGTTTTCTCCGGCGCGATCGGGCAGACCGTGCATGGTATGCCTCAGATCGGCCGGTTGCTGCCCGGACTGTGGGTCGCGAGCGGCTTCGGCCGGCAGGGATTGAACACCTCGGCGATGGCGGGGCAACTGATCGTCAGCGGCATGGTGGAAGGCGATGACCGCTGGCGGCTGTTTTCGCCGTTCGAACTGGTATGGGCCGGCGGCACCACCGGGCGCGCCGCCGGCTACGCCATCGGCATGGCCGCGCGGGCGCGCTCCGCCGCCGCCGGCATGCTGGCGCGCTATCGCGAGCAAGCGCGCATCAGGGCGCGGGCGCGCGAGGTCAGGCTCGTCGAGGCCAATCGTCAGGCGGAGAGGGAGTAG